One part of the Flavobacterium johnsoniae UW101 genome encodes these proteins:
- a CDS encoding serine O-acetyltransferase, translating to MQLFRFIKSDFNKYKKYGANPFVILFFTQGFWAIVQYRFANAIHKNVKWKFFRFLLLAFAVLWQKWIEILTGISIPYSVQIGHSFYIGHFGGIIINSNVIIGDNCNISQGVTIGVSGLNENRGTPTVGNNVYIGANAVLAGKIVIGNNVLIGACSMVKDSFPDNSVVLGVPAVLISQKGSEGYI from the coding sequence ATGCAATTATTTAGGTTTATAAAATCAGATTTTAATAAATATAAGAAATACGGTGCTAATCCTTTCGTAATTCTTTTTTTTACACAAGGATTCTGGGCAATTGTTCAATACAGATTTGCCAATGCTATTCATAAAAATGTAAAATGGAAATTTTTTAGATTTTTATTATTAGCATTTGCTGTTTTGTGGCAAAAATGGATTGAGATTCTTACAGGAATTTCAATTCCTTATTCAGTTCAAATAGGTCATTCTTTTTATATTGGACATTTTGGAGGAATAATTATTAATTCAAATGTAATTATTGGGGACAATTGTAATATTTCACAAGGAGTTACTATTGGTGTTTCGGGATTAAATGAAAATAGAGGAACTCCAACTGTTGGAAATAATGTTTACATAGGAGCAAATGCCGTTCTGGCTGGAAAAATAGTTATTGGTAATAATGTCTTGATTGGTGCCTGTTCAATGGTAAAAGATTCTTTTCCAGATAATAGTGTTGTTTTAGGAGTACCTGCAGTATTAATTTCCCAAAAGGGTTCAGAAGGATATATTTAA
- a CDS encoding CDP-alcohol phosphatidyltransferase family protein, with translation MNIKKHIPNLITLINLFCGCVAIVFISEANYEMAFYMVCLGIFFDFFDGFFARLFKVSSPLGLQLDSLADMVTSGVAPGYVMYSLFLKSANPNDVISSVYIPFLGFIVTLGSCYRLANFNIDTRQTDSFIGLPTPANSLFILSLPLVIKFSESLMIFEMLTNHWVLLGITLCSAYILNAEIPLFSLKVKKFNFKDNALQIVFLIISFILVLLLHFTAVPLIIIIYVLLSIVNNIFLKK, from the coding sequence ATGAATATCAAAAAACACATTCCGAATCTAATTACTTTAATTAATCTTTTTTGTGGCTGCGTTGCAATAGTTTTTATTTCTGAAGCTAATTATGAAATGGCTTTCTACATGGTTTGCCTTGGAATCTTTTTTGATTTTTTTGATGGTTTTTTTGCCAGGTTATTTAAGGTTTCCAGTCCGCTTGGTCTTCAGTTAGACTCTCTTGCAGATATGGTTACCAGCGGTGTTGCTCCGGGATATGTTATGTATAGTTTGTTCTTAAAAAGTGCAAACCCAAATGATGTAATTTCATCTGTATATATTCCTTTTTTAGGATTTATAGTTACATTAGGTTCTTGCTACAGATTAGCTAATTTTAATATCGACACACGTCAGACAGATTCATTTATTGGTCTGCCAACACCTGCAAATTCACTTTTTATTTTAAGTCTTCCCTTAGTTATTAAGTTTTCAGAATCATTAATGATTTTTGAAATGCTAACCAATCACTGGGTTCTGTTAGGAATTACTTTATGCAGTGCTTATATCTTAAATGCTGAAATTCCGTTATTTTCTTTAAAAGTTAAGAAATTCAATTTTAAAGATAATGCGTTACAGATTGTCTTTTTGATAATTTCCTTTATTTTGGTTTTACTGCTTCATTTTACAGCAGTACCGTTAATTATTATTATCTACGTATTGCTGTCAATAGTAAATAATATCTTTTTGAAAAAGTAG
- a CDS encoding lipoprotein N-acyltransferase Lnb domain-containing protein, translated as MKKVLFQKILFSLVLFLSFTISFGQNVPLSNYAKISVITCGLGNETYSYFGHTAIRVADPINNLDVVYNYGAFDFRTPNFVAKFAKGDLQYFVVAHSFADFVNDYTYEKRSVFEQELLISQDLKQKLFDKLNAVLLSDERYYTYKFIDKNCTSMVVDVINSTLGSRVIVKKEDTNKTYRSILFPYFNGHFYDQLGTSIIFGTKVDQLGTRIFLPFELKNSLDETTFQGHLLAAKSKTLLNFEKETPSSWWNNIYTYLFILGFVVLAHNKIVDKIYLLILSLMGVFFVSVGFYSFHQELAMNYNVLLFSPLLLVLLLFSIAKNKKWTYRFAVLHLLFLIIYSIFIINKAHFLIVLPMIITSCFALVRVAIRNKKRIPIII; from the coding sequence ATGAAAAAAGTCCTTTTCCAAAAAATACTTTTCAGTTTAGTATTATTTCTAAGTTTTACAATTAGCTTTGGGCAAAATGTGCCTCTATCTAATTATGCTAAAATAAGCGTGATTACCTGTGGATTAGGAAATGAAACTTATTCTTATTTTGGCCATACTGCAATTCGTGTTGCAGATCCAATCAACAATCTTGATGTAGTTTACAATTACGGTGCTTTTGATTTTAGAACTCCAAATTTCGTTGCCAAATTTGCAAAAGGCGATTTACAATATTTTGTAGTCGCTCATTCCTTTGCTGATTTTGTAAATGATTACACTTATGAAAAAAGAAGTGTTTTTGAGCAGGAATTACTTATTTCGCAAGACTTAAAACAGAAACTTTTTGACAAGTTAAATGCTGTTTTACTATCAGACGAGCGTTATTATACTTATAAATTTATTGATAAAAATTGTACTTCAATGGTTGTTGATGTTATCAATTCGACTCTAGGCAGCCGTGTAATTGTTAAAAAAGAAGATACAAACAAAACATATCGTTCTATTTTATTCCCTTATTTCAATGGGCATTTTTATGATCAGCTGGGAACAAGCATTATTTTTGGAACGAAAGTAGACCAATTAGGAACCCGAATTTTTCTTCCTTTTGAATTAAAGAACAGTTTAGATGAAACTACTTTTCAGGGGCATCTTTTGGCAGCAAAAAGTAAAACACTTTTAAATTTTGAAAAAGAAACACCATCATCTTGGTGGAATAACATTTACACGTATCTGTTTATTCTGGGATTTGTGGTTTTGGCACATAACAAAATAGTAGACAAAATCTATTTGTTGATTTTATCTTTAATGGGAGTATTTTTTGTTTCGGTTGGATTTTATTCTTTTCACCAAGAACTGGCGATGAATTATAACGTGTTGTTATTTAGTCCGCTTTTGTTGGTTTTGCTTCTTTTTTCGATTGCTAAAAACAAAAAATGGACTTATAGATTTGCTGTTTTACATTTACTCTTTTTAATTATTTACAGCATTTTTATAATAAACAAGGCACATTTTTTAATTGTACTGCCAATGATTATTACGAGTTGTTTTGCTTTGGTAAGAGTGGCAATACGAAATAAGAAACGTATTCCAATAATAATTTAA
- a CDS encoding DUF5808 domain-containing protein yields MNSEKPTQEDYDNWHKDPNNWYLGCFYHNPKDKRLLPPKRIQWMGYTVNFANPYSVLIFLAFIALIPLALLFSK; encoded by the coding sequence ATGAATTCAGAAAAACCAACTCAGGAAGATTACGACAATTGGCACAAAGATCCAAACAATTGGTATTTGGGATGTTTTTATCACAACCCGAAAGACAAACGATTGCTTCCGCCAAAAAGAATTCAATGGATGGGGTATACAGTAAATTTTGCTAATCCTTATTCAGTTTTAATTTTTCTAGCTTTTATCGCCTTAATTCCGCTCGCACTTTTATTCTCAAAATAA
- a CDS encoding glycoside hydrolase family 25 protein has product MARRTTRKTKQGGSFFGRVIRFIVFSLLAVLFFGTIYHYRAGLAYYLGFKTDKVLDEDEVDKHLSDVRNIRVLENHKGKVVGIDVSEFQGKVDWEEVEILDEKYPVQFVFIRATAGNDRVDRQFKRNWEGAKENKIMRGAYHYYRPNENSIEQADLFIKTVKLQKGDLPPVLDIEKLPKNQSLDSLKKGLKRWLTKVEKHYQVRPIIYSGERYYSDFLKEEFGEYLFWIANYNFYREKIEDDWLFWQFTEKASLPGIKHRVDVNIYNGDIEQLQFITVE; this is encoded by the coding sequence ATGGCAAGAAGAACTACCAGAAAAACAAAACAAGGAGGATCTTTTTTCGGCAGAGTAATTCGTTTTATCGTGTTTTCTCTGCTGGCAGTACTTTTCTTCGGAACAATTTATCATTATCGTGCCGGATTGGCATATTATCTTGGATTTAAAACAGACAAAGTTTTAGATGAAGATGAGGTTGATAAACACCTTTCAGATGTTAGAAATATTCGCGTTCTCGAAAATCACAAAGGAAAAGTGGTTGGGATTGATGTATCTGAGTTTCAGGGAAAAGTTGATTGGGAAGAAGTTGAAATTCTGGATGAAAAATATCCTGTGCAATTTGTTTTTATTCGTGCAACAGCCGGGAATGACCGTGTTGATAGACAATTTAAGCGTAATTGGGAAGGTGCAAAAGAAAATAAAATCATGCGCGGGGCTTATCATTATTACCGTCCAAATGAAAATTCAATAGAACAAGCCGATCTTTTTATTAAAACGGTAAAACTGCAAAAAGGAGATCTGCCTCCAGTTTTAGATATTGAAAAACTACCGAAAAATCAGTCTTTAGACAGTTTGAAAAAAGGTTTGAAACGCTGGTTAACTAAAGTAGAAAAACATTATCAGGTTCGTCCGATAATTTATTCCGGAGAAAGATATTATTCTGATTTCTTAAAAGAAGAATTTGGAGAATATTTATTCTGGATTGCTAATTATAATTTCTACAGAGAAAAAATTGAAGATGACTGGCTGTTTTGGCAGTTTACAGAAAAAGCTTCTCTGCCGGGAATTAAACATCGTGTTGATGTAAATATTTATAATGGTGATATAGAACAGCTGCAGTTTATTACGGTTGAATAG
- a CDS encoding sugar transferase: protein MRSKSKMHFEISERKVLLFAFDALFVAAILYLLNLFFEFNYFTFESTTFYRPIIFVGYLLVFGTIFEMYNLQVASNQFQILKSVVLSVSAAVLVYLLTPVLSPELPKQRLVIVIFYFAVLLMMLLWRFFYAIFLASHRFSQNVILICDKDQVEELVSGLENVDPHYRIIGFVNSDSNSDSNTNFHYVKEIKKNYLERFVSRYNVSEIVIASQKTDGITADLYQQLLHLLESGNVIREYTQVYESKTQRIPVQYIERDFYRFFPFSRSNNNKLYLFLIRFLELLFSFTGLLVCFVFIPFIFIGNLLANKGSLFYTQERVGKNGVVFKIYKFRTMIAASETNGAVFAVSNDKRVTPFGKFMRKSRIDELPQFYNVLKGDMAVIGPRPERPFFVEEIARIMPFYETRHVIKPGLTGWAQVNYSYGESIDESLIKLQYDLYYIKHRSVFLDLSITFKTITTVLFYRGQ, encoded by the coding sequence ATGCGCTCAAAAAGTAAAATGCATTTTGAAATTTCAGAACGAAAAGTTTTGCTTTTTGCATTTGATGCTTTATTCGTTGCTGCAATTTTGTATCTTTTAAATTTATTTTTTGAGTTTAATTATTTTACATTTGAGAGTACTACTTTTTATAGACCAATTATATTTGTTGGTTATTTATTAGTTTTCGGGACTATTTTTGAAATGTATAACCTTCAGGTTGCAAGTAATCAGTTTCAGATTTTAAAAAGCGTTGTGCTTTCTGTTTCTGCAGCAGTTTTAGTTTATCTTCTTACCCCAGTTTTATCGCCTGAGCTTCCAAAACAACGTTTAGTAATTGTCATCTTTTATTTTGCAGTATTACTTATGATGTTACTTTGGCGGTTTTTTTACGCCATATTTCTCGCTTCACATCGTTTTTCTCAAAATGTAATTTTAATTTGTGATAAAGATCAGGTAGAAGAATTGGTTTCTGGACTTGAGAACGTTGACCCGCATTACAGGATAATTGGTTTTGTAAATTCAGATTCAAATTCAGATTCGAATACTAATTTTCATTATGTAAAAGAAATCAAGAAGAATTATTTAGAGAGATTTGTATCGAGATACAATGTCTCAGAAATAGTAATTGCTTCTCAAAAGACAGATGGAATTACTGCTGATTTGTATCAGCAATTATTACATTTATTAGAATCGGGAAATGTTATTAGAGAATATACTCAGGTTTACGAGAGTAAAACACAACGTATACCAGTACAATATATAGAACGTGATTTTTATCGTTTTTTTCCTTTCAGCCGAAGCAATAACAATAAATTGTATCTGTTTTTAATACGATTTTTAGAACTGTTGTTTTCTTTTACAGGGTTATTAGTCTGTTTTGTTTTTATTCCTTTTATTTTTATTGGAAATCTTTTAGCAAATAAAGGGAGCTTGTTTTACACGCAAGAAAGGGTTGGAAAAAATGGTGTTGTTTTTAAGATTTATAAATTCAGAACCATGATTGCAGCTTCGGAAACTAATGGCGCTGTTTTTGCCGTTTCAAACGATAAACGCGTAACGCCATTTGGAAAATTCATGCGTAAATCCAGAATTGATGAATTACCGCAGTTTTATAATGTTTTAAAAGGCGATATGGCTGTAATTGGTCCAAGACCTGAAAGACCTTTTTTTGTTGAAGAAATCGCCAGAATCATGCCTTTTTATGAAACCCGCCACGTTATTAAGCCGGGACTTACAGGATGGGCACAGGTAAATTACTCATACGGAGAATCTATAGACGAAAGTTTGATCAAATTACAATATGATCTTTACTACATCAAACATCGAAGTGTTTTTCTTGATTTAAGTATCACTTTTAAAACCATTACGACGGTTTTATTCTATCGCGGACAATAA
- the lptB gene encoding LPS export ABC transporter ATP-binding protein, protein MKLRADNLIKTYKGRSVVKGISVEVNQGEIVGLLGPNGAGKTTSFYMIVGLVKPNQGNIYLDDLNITDYPMYKRAQQGIGYLAQEASVFRKLSIEDNILSVLQLTKLSKEAQIAKMESLIEEFSLEHIRTNRGDLLSGGERRRTEIARALATDPKFILLDEPFAGVDPVAVEDIQRIVAQLKNKNIGILITDHNVQETLAITDKTYLMFEGGILKAGVPEELVEDEMVRRVYLGQNFELRKKKLEF, encoded by the coding sequence ATGAAGCTAAGAGCCGATAATTTAATCAAAACCTATAAAGGACGTAGTGTTGTAAAAGGAATTTCTGTTGAAGTAAACCAAGGAGAAATCGTTGGACTTTTAGGCCCAAATGGCGCCGGAAAAACAACTTCATTTTACATGATTGTGGGATTGGTAAAACCAAATCAGGGAAACATTTATCTTGATGACTTAAATATTACCGATTATCCTATGTACAAACGTGCACAGCAAGGAATTGGTTATCTGGCACAAGAAGCTTCTGTTTTTAGAAAACTAAGTATTGAAGATAATATTCTAAGCGTTTTACAATTAACGAAACTTTCTAAAGAAGCTCAAATCGCTAAAATGGAAAGTTTAATTGAAGAATTCAGCTTAGAACATATTCGTACCAACCGAGGCGATTTACTTTCTGGAGGTGAGCGCCGTCGTACCGAAATTGCACGCGCCCTGGCAACTGACCCAAAGTTTATTTTATTGGATGAACCTTTTGCCGGAGTTGACCCGGTTGCAGTTGAAGATATTCAGAGAATTGTAGCGCAGCTAAAAAATAAAAATATTGGAATTCTTATTACCGATCACAACGTTCAGGAAACTTTAGCAATTACAGATAAAACGTACCTGATGTTTGAGGGAGGAATTCTGAAAGCGGGAGTTCCAGAAGAATTAGTAGAAGATGAAATGGTCCGCCGTGTTTATCTTGGGCAAAACTTCGAACTTCGTAAGAAAAAATTAGAGTTTTAA
- a CDS encoding glycosyltransferase, whose amino-acid sequence MIVYKKYIEKISFACPVWTSDKELLVSEIPFSIENHYKLIDSNLNSFTNIFKSFFQSIYNLMILFKAIKDADHVHLRCPGNVGLIGSFAQIFFPSKIKTAKYAGNWDPKSNQPWTYKLQKYILSNTFLTKNIQVLVYGEWPGQSKNIKSFFTATYYESEKKIVSKPALSTFVNFIFTGSLVKGKNPLYALRLVNELIKSGNNIVLNMYGEGIERKILEDYITTNSLEQNVFLHGNQKKEILKLAYEKSHFVILPSKSEGWPKTIAEGMFLGCVPVATKISCVPFMLDHGKRGILLEMDLEKDRIQIQNLLSNPNDFLIKSELAQNWSQKYTMEVFETEIKNLLKK is encoded by the coding sequence TTGATTGTTTATAAAAAATATATTGAGAAAATTTCTTTTGCATGTCCTGTCTGGACTTCTGACAAAGAACTTTTGGTTAGCGAAATACCATTTTCTATTGAAAATCATTATAAGTTAATCGATTCAAATTTAAATTCATTTACGAATATTTTTAAATCATTTTTTCAGAGTATCTATAATCTGATGATTTTATTTAAAGCAATTAAAGATGCAGATCATGTTCATTTGCGCTGTCCTGGCAACGTAGGATTAATTGGAAGTTTTGCTCAGATTTTTTTTCCAAGTAAAATAAAAACGGCAAAATATGCTGGTAATTGGGACCCAAAAAGTAATCAGCCCTGGACATATAAATTGCAAAAATATATTTTGAGTAATACTTTTTTGACTAAAAATATACAGGTTTTGGTGTATGGGGAATGGCCTGGTCAGTCTAAAAATATAAAGTCTTTTTTTACAGCAACTTATTATGAGTCAGAAAAAAAAATAGTATCAAAACCAGCTTTAAGTACTTTCGTAAATTTTATATTCACAGGTAGTTTAGTTAAAGGGAAAAATCCTTTGTATGCTTTACGACTGGTAAATGAACTAATTAAAAGCGGTAATAATATAGTTCTGAATATGTATGGAGAAGGAATTGAGAGAAAAATTTTAGAGGATTATATTACAACCAATTCTTTGGAACAAAATGTATTTTTACATGGAAACCAGAAAAAGGAAATACTTAAACTAGCATATGAAAAAAGCCATTTTGTGATTTTGCCTTCTAAAAGCGAAGGCTGGCCAAAAACCATAGCAGAAGGGATGTTTTTAGGATGTGTTCCTGTTGCAACAAAAATTTCATGTGTTCCTTTTATGCTCGATCATGGAAAAAGAGGAATATTGTTGGAAATGGATTTGGAAAAAGATAGAATTCAAATTCAAAATTTGTTATCTAATCCAAATGATTTTTTAATTAAAAGTGAACTAGCGCAAAATTGGTCACAAAAATATACTATGGAAGTTTTTGAAACTGAAATTAAAAATTTGTTGAAGAAATGA
- a CDS encoding O-antigen ligase family protein: MKNTQLSYYYILIIHAVIALAIFVAPFLSKLYAILIFIIGFLIVYRNKNKNNEVLLVAAYLVGAEVFLRMTGANLNNEYVKFSVIFFMLMGMVYSNFSSNSIIYLFFLVLLLPGILITINEADISVDIKKVLFFNLSGPVCLAVCALYMFKRRISFSELQNIFLAIGFPIVTTTMYLFLYTPSIKDVVTGTQSNFETSGGFGPNQVSTILGLGMFVFFAQFILFSKSKKLMLINAGLLIMISYRAIVTFSRGGVISALGMIICLLFILYFSSNTKGRAKFTYVFIVTGLITAGIWSYSSLQTNGLIGKRYANKDALGREKKDRLGGREEVMDADIKLFLENPVLGVGAGLSKEKRIQLLGEEVASHNEITRMFCEHGVFGIFGLLILFVTPFMLYINNRQHLYFLSCFVFWLLTINHAAMRTAAPAFVYALCLLSVQVRNPEKTENPTR, encoded by the coding sequence ATGAAGAATACTCAATTATCATATTATTATATTTTAATAATTCACGCAGTAATTGCTTTAGCAATATTTGTTGCTCCTTTTCTATCCAAGCTATATGCAATTTTAATTTTTATTATAGGGTTTCTTATTGTTTATCGAAACAAAAACAAAAATAATGAGGTATTACTTGTAGCTGCATATTTGGTAGGGGCAGAAGTTTTCCTAAGGATGACCGGAGCAAATTTAAATAATGAATATGTAAAGTTTAGTGTTATATTCTTTATGTTAATGGGAATGGTTTATAGTAACTTTTCCAGTAATAGTATTATATATTTATTTTTTTTAGTATTACTGCTTCCTGGAATTTTGATTACTATAAATGAAGCAGATATTTCAGTTGATATAAAGAAAGTATTGTTTTTTAATTTATCTGGACCTGTATGTCTGGCAGTTTGTGCCTTATACATGTTTAAACGTAGAATTTCATTTTCTGAACTGCAAAATATTTTTTTAGCAATAGGTTTTCCTATTGTTACTACCACAATGTATTTGTTTTTATATACTCCAAGTATTAAAGATGTTGTAACAGGTACTCAATCAAATTTTGAGACATCTGGGGGATTTGGACCAAATCAGGTTTCTACTATTTTAGGATTGGGAATGTTTGTTTTTTTTGCGCAATTTATACTATTTTCAAAATCCAAAAAACTGATGCTTATAAATGCAGGGTTGTTGATTATGATAAGTTATAGAGCAATTGTGACTTTTTCTCGAGGAGGTGTGATTAGCGCATTAGGTATGATAATTTGTCTCCTTTTTATATTGTATTTCAGTTCAAATACCAAAGGCAGGGCTAAATTTACTTATGTTTTTATTGTTACAGGTTTGATAACTGCAGGAATTTGGAGCTATTCATCCCTTCAGACAAATGGACTTATAGGAAAACGCTATGCTAATAAAGATGCTTTGGGAAGAGAAAAAAAAGATCGTCTAGGAGGAAGAGAAGAAGTAATGGATGCAGATATAAAATTGTTTCTTGAAAACCCAGTTTTAGGTGTTGGAGCAGGATTAAGTAAAGAGAAAAGAATTCAATTACTAGGAGAGGAAGTTGCTTCGCATAATGAAATTACCAGAATGTTTTGTGAACATGGTGTATTTGGAATTTTTGGTTTGCTGATACTTTTTGTTACACCTTTTATGCTTTACATTAATAATCGGCAGCATCTATATTTTTTGTCTTGTTTTGTGTTTTGGCTTTTAACTATAAATCACGCAGCAATGCGAACCGCAGCTCCTGCTTTTGTTTATGCGCTATGTCTTCTCTCTGTTCAGGTAAGAAATCCTGAAAAAACTGAAAACCCTACTAGGTAA
- a CDS encoding glycosyltransferase family 4 protein — protein sequence MRIVQMIDSLEAGGAEKMAVNYANALTKNIAFSGLVVTRKEGQLLSQINQNVDYLFLNKKNKIDFKAVFKLRKFLKNNKVDILHAHSSSFFTAVLVKLTLIKIKIIWHDHYGINQDLRLRKSLILKYSSLFFKGVISVNTALKDWAVSYLLCSNVKYFPNFIEDFYASNQKIALAGEEGKRIICVANLRPQKNHLFLLDTANLIKDKFPDWSFHLFGKDFKDSYSAEFFDKIQDLQLCETVFFYGSIDDVSNVLTQCDVAVLPSLSEGLPLAVLEYGLHKLPVIATNVGEIKKIITSENNGVIIEANNTYQFTQALTDLIIQKDKRVKMGKNLNEFIQLNFSEVSIIKNYLSWINSSNFAGRKSL from the coding sequence ATGAGAATTGTTCAGATGATAGATTCTCTTGAAGCCGGCGGAGCAGAAAAAATGGCTGTTAATTATGCTAATGCTTTAACTAAAAACATTGCATTTTCAGGACTGGTAGTAACAAGAAAAGAAGGGCAGCTGTTGTCACAAATTAATCAAAATGTTGATTATCTATTTTTGAATAAAAAAAATAAAATCGACTTTAAAGCTGTTTTTAAATTAAGGAAATTTTTAAAAAATAACAAGGTTGATATTCTTCATGCTCACAGCTCCTCTTTTTTTACAGCTGTTCTGGTAAAACTAACTTTGATAAAAATTAAGATAATATGGCATGACCATTATGGAATAAACCAGGATTTACGTTTAAGAAAGAGTTTAATTTTAAAATATAGTTCATTATTTTTTAAAGGAGTTATTTCTGTAAATACAGCATTAAAGGATTGGGCAGTTTCCTATTTGTTGTGTTCAAATGTTAAATACTTTCCGAATTTTATTGAAGATTTTTACGCATCAAATCAGAAAATAGCATTAGCGGGAGAAGAAGGAAAAAGAATAATATGTGTAGCAAATTTGCGTCCTCAAAAGAATCATCTCTTTTTATTAGATACAGCGAATTTAATTAAAGATAAATTTCCGGACTGGAGTTTCCATTTATTCGGAAAAGATTTTAAGGATTCTTACTCCGCTGAGTTTTTTGATAAAATTCAGGATTTGCAGCTTTGTGAGACGGTTTTCTTTTATGGAAGTATTGATGATGTCAGTAATGTTTTAACACAATGTGATGTAGCGGTTCTGCCATCACTTTCAGAAGGACTGCCTTTGGCAGTTTTAGAGTATGGATTACATAAATTGCCTGTAATAGCAACAAATGTTGGAGAAATTAAAAAGATTATTACATCAGAGAATAATGGGGTAATAATAGAAGCAAATAATACTTATCAATTTACTCAAGCACTTACAGATCTAATAATCCAAAAGGATAAAAGAGTTAAAATGGGAAAAAATCTGAACGAATTTATACAATTAAACTTTAGTGAAGTATCCATTATAAAAAATTATCTTTCGTGGATTAATTCTTCTAATTTTGCAGGCAGAAAATCATTATGA
- a CDS encoding putative type IX sorting system protein PorV2 produces MKKLLAFSLFWIFTSQYAQTVRKYSNEFMNIGVDAAALGMSSAVTASTNDVNAVYWNPAGLTNLEDHQLSLMHASYFANIAQYDFIGYASPIDDRSAWGISMIRFGVDDIMDTTQLIDSQGNIDYNRIRLFSTADYGFTFSYARKLPVEGFQYGINAKVIRRVIGKFANSWGFGFDVGLQFTHNDWKFGLMLRDITTTYNVWNIDEEEYKKIADAIPGENNELPESTEITLPKAQLGVSRKFEFHNDYSLLAAANLNMRFEQTNDIISSKAVSIDPAVGFEFGYTDLVFLRAGAGNFQNVMQLDNTEKLSFQPNIGLGFKYKGIQIDYALTDLGNQSAALYSNIFSIKVDLGIFR; encoded by the coding sequence TTGAAGAAACTTTTAGCGTTTTCATTATTTTGGATTTTTACTTCACAGTATGCCCAAACCGTTCGAAAATATTCGAATGAGTTTATGAATATTGGTGTCGATGCCGCTGCATTAGGAATGTCGAGCGCAGTGACAGCTTCTACAAATGATGTAAATGCTGTTTATTGGAATCCTGCAGGTTTAACTAATCTTGAAGATCATCAACTATCTTTAATGCACGCCAGTTATTTTGCCAATATCGCTCAATATGATTTTATTGGATATGCGAGTCCAATTGATGACAGAAGTGCGTGGGGAATTTCGATGATTCGTTTTGGTGTCGATGATATTATGGATACCACCCAATTAATCGACAGTCAGGGAAATATTGATTACAATAGAATTCGTTTATTTTCTACTGCTGATTATGGTTTTACTTTTTCATACGCCAGAAAACTTCCTGTTGAAGGATTTCAGTATGGAATAAATGCAAAAGTTATTCGAAGAGTTATTGGGAAATTTGCCAATTCATGGGGTTTTGGTTTTGATGTTGGATTACAGTTTACCCATAATGACTGGAAATTCGGTTTAATGCTACGCGATATTACAACAACTTACAATGTTTGGAATATTGATGAAGAAGAGTACAAAAAAATTGCTGATGCTATTCCTGGAGAAAACAACGAGCTGCCAGAAAGTACCGAAATTACACTGCCAAAAGCCCAATTAGGAGTTTCAAGAAAATTCGAATTTCATAACGATTACAGTCTTTTAGCAGCTGCAAATTTAAATATGCGTTTTGAGCAGACAAATGATATTATTTCTTCTAAAGCAGTAAGTATTGATCCTGCAGTTGGTTTTGAATTTGGATATACTGATCTTGTTTTTTTAAGAGCTGGTGCAGGAAATTTTCAAAATGTAATGCAGTTGGATAACACCGAAAAACTAAGTTTTCAGCCTAATATTGGTCTCGGTTTTAAATACAAAGGCATTCAGATTGATTATGCCTTGACCGATTTAGGAAATCAAAGCGCTGCTTTGTACTCAAATATTTTTTCGATAAAAGTAGATCTTGGTATTTTTAGATAA